A stretch of DNA from Scatophagus argus isolate fScaArg1 chromosome 23, fScaArg1.pri, whole genome shotgun sequence:
acacataCGCCCTCGCACCAAGCTATCGAGCCGTATCTATCTGCCTATATGCCTTTGCGAAAAGCATTTGAAAAGAAGATGAAATTACTCCCACCTTTGACTCTGACACCATTTTAGTGTCTTTGCACTGTTTCACATTATATATTTACCTTATTTAGCTCTTTTTACTAGAAGGTCTCGGTCTGTTCACTCTCCGgcatacattttttattgtttccctCCTCAGTCTCAAAGGTGTTAGCTTTTGGGATGCAGTAATGTATTCTGCCCCCTCTGTGTTATTGAAGCAATGCACATaaggccagtgtgtgtgtgtgtgtgtgtgtgtgtgtgtgtgtgtgtgagagagagagagggatataCAGAAACTGAGAAACAGGAAGCTTTTAAACTTATTCAACTTCATTCAAGGCTACTGATGAAATGGGAAGGATGTTGTGTAGAATTACATGCTTTGTCTAATTTATTAAAACAGATGAGGATTTGACCATGCACACTGTAGTGAATTCATCAAAGCACATCATGAGACATTTGGTCACAAACACTCAAActatgtgtttttaaaacactgCTGAAGAAAGGAACTTTGGGAAGGCAGTATCCCCTTTGCACTCTAAAAACTTTTCAGTAAATTTAGCCACCTATCACATTCCTCTTCTGGGTCATTTAATTCAACCAGGGACCTAACCTACCACGCTAACCAGAGCTCCTCTTGTCCACATGCTGAACTTTCCTCATTCCAGATGAGACCCGCACCTTGACTAAAATGGTAGCTCGTTGACGTGAATGTGTCAGTGAGGCAAATATAAAAGTGCTATATAATTGCAGCCAATTCCCACGCATTTCTTAGGACAGATCTTATCTAATTTAACTTATCCTCCAACCACAGATGGCGCTACAACCAAAACAAGTCCcttcttttctgctctcttcaGTCTGTGCTGAGAACACACGGGGAGGAACTTTGACCGCTGCGCCACTGCTAGTTAGCAGCCAGCTATcagttttgtgtattattttcatatttctctGCGTTGTTTCATATGCAGAAAAATGTGGTTTATCTATTTACTCAGCTGGCTGTCGTTGGTGATCCAGATATCCTTCGTCACTCTAGCAATAGGTAAGTGCACACTGAGAATTCCCTTCAAGTGGTAACTCACTAGCTACCAGTTGCTTGCTAATGCTAGCGGACCAAGTTAGCAGGTGAAGTTGCACCATTTGGCGTTGATGAGGCTCCGTTTCTCAAAGCGGTGGCCGTATGAGCACTTACCAGTGTGTTGATTATAAAGTGCAACTATGAATAGTAAACCTAccacaataataaataagttaaatgAGTTGCTTTGATGAATTGCTGCAAgctacctacctacctacctacctgcTTAGCTAGCAAGCTAGCTTTCCTGGGAGGATAAAAGAAGAAGGcaagttgttatttttttgtagttttttaaaatctgagaAGTTTTTTTTAGATAGTATCAGACTGTATACTATTATGTAAAAGCACAATAATTTGCTATGGTTAGATTTTTGCCATCTCTTTATTTGTAGTTTTCTTAGGGCATGGGAAACCAGGCGTAAAGTTTGCTTATATTTTCTGATAATGTTTGCTAACAGTTAGCCAGAATTTATCGATAGAGCGCTCTTTCTCTTCAGCTTCTTCGTATCGATACAAACGAATCAATCAGGCAGTGCCTCAGCAAACAAAGTTAGTGTGGTCATAATGTCTGACACGCAGTAAAGACTAGCTAAAGTTGCAGGAACGTTAGCATATCCAACTAACGTGTGACTGGGGGCATTTTCGTTTGTTTACGTCAGACAGTACTGTTAGGTTAGTTGACCAGCTTGCTGCCTGACATGCGGCCCACCTGCCTCTGACAAGCGGCACCAACAACATATTGAATTTACTTTGAAAACATCTGTAGGAAATATGCCGAGGAGCCTGTCCGTCCACGTCGCCAGTTAGTTACCTGGCCACGTATCACCTGCTGTAGCTGTCAGGTGTGGCTGCTGACTGTTGAAACCTGTTAATGTCGGTCACACTCCGTCATACCTGTTAGatatttgtctctgtttctgtccctgCCTCTGCTGCAGTAACGTTATCTGTTTACTCTTTGCTTTAGCATGGCAAaggcagaaaaaggaaaataggACGGATGCTATTGTTGCTTTATGAAACAATTACCAGTGATCGGTCAATTAAAATCTTGTAATAAGAACACCATTTGGTTTGCCAGGGTATCTACATCGTGTCTTCTCTACTACAGGATGACATTTGACAAACTCTTGCTCACGTATCAATTATCATCTTTATTACTGTATTATTACTGAATAGAAGCAGTCAGCAAAAGCCAAAAGGAAATGATTAACTATCAATAAAGTAATTAGACAGTTGTGTTGTTACAAAGAGGTACTGACATACTTTATTACCAATGGCTGTCTTACAGAGTAGCTTACCTTCCGGCTCTTTGTTGCCACTCATAAGCTGCTTGGTAACAGTGTGACACCATAATTGGTACAAGGTGAAGGAGCCTTATGTAATCTGTGAGACCCACTTCTTATCAACAAGTACAGTTAGGGATATGAACTGAGTCTTGGGAACAACTAAAACTGTTTGTGTTAACTAAACCTGTCAAACACCAAAGGTTGGCATAACATGTTTCATCaaatttttggtttgtttatgtgttcTCATTCAATATCTGCTTTTGTAAAATCAggattgtgtttattttatgcTACTGAATCTCATTACCTACTGGGCAGTGACTGTTGTTAGTACCAAGAATAGCAAACTGTTAAGAGATTTGAGCTTTTCCCCCATTTGCTTGCTTACCATCTTTGTCCTTACTCAGCTGCTGGCCTGTACTACTTGGCAGAACTAATAGAAGAATACACAGTAGCCACCAGTCGAATAATAAAGTACATGATAATGGTGAGTAAGTGGGTacagacatgttttttaaagaatataCTGCAGCAAAATCTGTAAAGAAAGCCTGTAGCACTTctgtttgactctgtgtgtgaatgtgtccaGTTCTCGACAGGTGTGTTGACAGGCCTCTACCTTTTTGAAGGCTTCCCAGTATTGATGGTGGGAGTCGGCCTCTTCACCAACCTGGTGTACTTTGGCCTTCTGCAGACTTTCCCCTACATACTCCTAAGCTCCCCAAACTTCATCCTCTCCTGTGGTAAGTGTGTCAAACCCTGactctttattttaaaacagagcacctaaagaaaaactgtgaaagcaCAGTAAGGATAGATGCTTCCTGGTATTTATATGAAActaacaagaacaaaaaaaaatcttgtgtgtggaattatttatttattaccgAATCAATGGTCATTATCTGTCAGTAACATGTACGTgaatttcttttactttttccaacctttgtttcatttcctttgttttcactcccagtgttggtggtggtgaaCCATTATATGGCCTTCCAGTACTTTGCACAAGAGTATTATCCATTCTCAGAGGTAAACACATCTCAGGTTTATGATACCATACCACGTCAATTTATTATGGTGCCTTTTTATGTTGTGGAGAAAGACTCTGAGGTGCTcatatttcaattttctgctaGTTTATACTACCACTATGCTACATTATGGAGACAAATATTATCATGTTTTACTACATTCATTAGATTTATTTAATAACTTTGATTGCTAGTTACTcaacagattcagattattcagtgttgatagGCTGTAGCTCTGCATGTGTAATCAGTCAGATATTGTGGGCGGGATATTGAAGTGAgaccacagacagagaggatgcTTCATCAGAAACAAAGTggcacatttttacatttattttatcagcagctgggacaaaaaaaaccctctactgatgatggtgaaaatgctgaatattggaccCGAAAACTGTGCAGTTTAATAATCGTCTCATCTGTAGGTACAATGTCTCCTTGTCTTATAATCTTTAATTTGTTCCTGACTGGCATCAAGGTACTGGCATACTTCACCATCTGCCTGTGGGTGATCCCCTTCGCCTTCTTTGTGTCACTGTCAGCGGGGGAAAATGTACTTCCATCCACCATGCAACAAGGAGGTGAGACTTTTTCTCTTCGGCTGTATGTTGCCTTTGGACAGAGCACTGGGAGTATTTAAGGGCGGAGTGaatggttttattattttttattgcccattcctttcttctcttcttttagATGATGTGGTGTCTAATTACTTCACCAAGGGCAAGAGGGGGAAGAGGTCTGGGATCCTCCTTGTGTTCTCTTTCCTCAAGGAGGCAGTGCTGCCCAGCCGACAGAAAATGTACTGAGGAGCTCAGTCCTGGGGTGCAGCCTCTTGCGTCGGGGTGCGcgagtgagtgtatgtgttgGAAATTAGGGGGGAAGCAGGAAGGACTGTGGAAATTTGTTTTTCGGATGGGACTTAAACAGGGCAGCAGCCAAAGTGGAAGAAGAGCACATGAAGAGGACGGACCAATGAACAGATCAGAGCTTCCTGCTGCACGAGCCCACAAAGTTTGCACAGGCCACGTTTGTCTGTCTTCGTctgtccttgtctgtctgtctgtctgtctgtctgtggtgacTGCCAGCAACATCTACTAGAGAACTCACTGAGGGGATCTTGTCCATAGTGCAATGCTTTTGAATTCTGTTGGactcctccattttttttaagctttggTATTAAAATATGTATGTGCGGGGTCTGAAATTAACAACCACAAAATACCTGTAAATTCTGACTTTGGCAGATAAATCCTTATCGGTTTTCTTCTTGAGATGAcatctgctgtcatttgtgtattgtgtgttgCTCACACTTCATCTGATTCACTACACAAAATGGCATTAAGAGACCAAATACAGCTAGCAACAACTTGAAATGAGACATAAATGTGATGACTTAAAAGGTTCCTTCTGGCTAAATCCAGATGTTCAAGCATGGATTTTGGTAAGTAAGTAAGCCTAGAAAGTATAAAATGGCTTTAAGTGGCAAACCAGCTGCTagaaacacagaagcacactGAAGCTCTCATTGATATTACTTTAAATGAGAACAGGCTATCTGAAGTTTAATTCTAAGTAATTTGCTTCTGTTCTATGAAAACTTCCAGTTCCATGGTATAAATACTTCTAGCGCTGATCACTTCATAACTAAATACTCTTAAAGTGATATTCAGCTATCTCTGACGCGTGTCCACAAAAACggtgcactttgttttttcttgtctcGCTTTAATCACCCGCACTGCAGTCTACAACAGCCCTGTCTTCTCTGaaagtcttttctgttttttaaaaaaataatagtaataactaatttttatttttacactgaacGTTTAAATTGAACTGACATCAAAGAAAAATTCAAACACTTCCGAAGATCAAACCGTGCAGTGACCCAGGAAAGCTTACTGGTGTCAGGGACAAGAACTGCTCAAAGTGGTTTGATGAAAGTACTATTAAAGGAGCcgaaattctttttttaatgtaggCTGGTATGCACAAAAGTGtgtcataaaataaaagagattTTTGCTGAAATAACTCAGAGATTAAATGATTCTTTTCATGGGTTGgtgtgaaaggaaataaaaccaaagtagATTTACTGAGCCTCGTCGTTTCCAATTAAACCAGGTTAATCCACCCGCTCGGTGTTAAATTTCATTTGCAGTGAGCTccacaaaaatgtgtgtgtggtatgtgtgttGGACTGTAGCTAGATGACATTTTGTTATTCAAGTCCCATATGGCTCGGTCACAGTGGGTGCATCAGGTTGAGGCTAGTCTGCTCTTTGACCCCCACTGAGGTGTGAAGTGCTTCATGAAgtaaaggaaaaagacaaaaccacaacacacactcacatacacacacctttaGCTGACAGGCCACAGCTCACAGTTACACACATGCTGTTGACAAGCCCTCACCTGGATCCCCAGTCATTACCCTGGGGGGGATCAGTGAAAGTGCAGGGATACATCTGTGACAGGTGACCCAGTTCAGTGAGGTTTTCTCACCTTTCCCTCACCCTTCCCCCCCCCCGTCTGCTTTTGGAGGAGCAGTGTCTGGAGTGTGtggcatttttaattttgtcactttgaGCTGAAGTTGTGGGGTGGCAGGATGTCAAGCTAAAAGTGGCTTCTTTCCATGTCCAACAAGCCGGGATGTAAAACTATAAGAAATGTTTCACTACCTGATgggttttaatacatttttttaaacacatctACTAGTTTCAGGTCTAGCTGAGACTCTTCCAGTACAGAGTGGAAGGATCAGTAGTGTCCAGGCTCCAGCACCTCAGCCAGGTGCATGGCCACCTCTGTCCAGGGGGAGGTGCTCCGCCCCTGGGGGTATCCTCGCCGCTGGACCTGCACAATGCTCTGTGGCTCGAAGTGCCAAGGGGAGGCAATCCTGGAAGGGAAGGCTCTGGGGAACAACACTCTCTTGAGGACATCCAGGGGCAGGTCAGGGGCGGGGCGAGGCGTATTGTCCCACTTGGTGATGTACTGAAACCTCTTGCTGTTGCTGTCCCTGCACACTGCAACGCTGTCCCGGAGGTCCAGCTCTTTAGGGGTCTTCTCTGGCTGGAGGCCCATGAAGATGGTCCAAGGCCTGGAGGATGAGGCTTTAGGTTTCTTGATGGAGGAGCTCCTGTCCTCCTGAGGGCCCTCAGGTGGGTGCTTGGCATGTTTTGGATCAGAGCGGCTCTGATCTGCTGGAAGGCACTGGCTGTGGTACTGGCTAACCAAGGCTCTGGGGCAGAAATCCTTTAGGAGAGGAAAACCTTTCTTGTTTGCCCACTCTGTCATCTTCGCATCACTAAGTGTCTGGGAATTGACGCAGAGAAAGTGTGATTAGTTTCTGTGAGATGTTCAATATATCCCGcaaatgtcataaaaatgaagtgaatttGCAACAATTAGAAACTGATTTTTGTGATTCCGTCACAGTGTGAGGGTAATATATGCCCAAATGTTGGATGACAGGATTTCCACAACACAAACTAACCTTTTTACTGAGATCATTCAGTTTGGCCATATCCACAAGATCACAATATAGAGCTTGAACTAGCTTCCTCTcctgcatttctttcttcttatctTCCTGCCACGCGCAGCTTCTCAGATACCTTCACAAAGACACAAGAAGCCTGATATCGTCATCTTAGCCGAA
This window harbors:
- the tex261 gene encoding protein TEX261, translating into MWFIYLLSWLSLVIQISFVTLAIAAGLYYLAELIEEYTVATSRIIKYMIMFSTGVLTGLYLFEGFPVLMVGVGLFTNLVYFGLLQTFPYILLSSPNFILSCVLVVVNHYMAFQYFAQEYYPFSEVLAYFTICLWVIPFAFFVSLSAGENVLPSTMQQGDDVVSNYFTKGKRGKRSGILLVFSFLKEAVLPSRQKMY
- the ankrd53 gene encoding ankyrin repeat domain-containing protein 53 yields the protein MDPVNKSGKRRRGRRKNCKLTRKAPPDRCMFPAVGSPEKLDVSVNRQGLSVLHVACLYGQLPTIQLLVESGPGWINSSDLQGRRPVHMVLSSQSSPNTSSCLRYLLEHGADIDVTTDSGMTPLHLAASEGLLDCTEILVQAGADVSARDSNGHTPLDLARIWCCRKVARYLRSCAWQEDKKKEMQERKLVQALYCDLVDMAKLNDLSKKTLSDAKMTEWANKKGFPLLKDFCPRALVSQYHSQCLPADQSRSDPKHAKHPPEGPQEDRSSSIKKPKASSSRPWTIFMGLQPEKTPKELDLRDSVAVCRDSNSKRFQYITKWDNTPRPAPDLPLDVLKRVLFPRAFPSRIASPWHFEPQSIVQVQRRGYPQGRSTSPWTEVAMHLAEVLEPGHY